The DNA region TTTAATGGCGCGCTTATGACTGATCGCCGAAAAGCTGCCGGTATTGTCGGCCTTGCCGTGATGGGCTCCCGTATTCTGGGACTCGTCCGCGAGGTCGTGATTGCCGGAATGTTCAATGCCGGGAAATGCCTGGACTCTTTCCTCGCCGCCTTCCAGATCCCCAATTTGCTGCGCGACTTGTTCGCTGAGGGCGCGTTATCCACCGCCTTCACCACGGTGTTTACCAAGACGCTGCATAAAGAAGGCGAGCGGCCTGCGTGGCATCTGGCCAGCCTGCTCTTCAGCGCCTTGATTGTGCTGATGGGGGTGATTTGCATTCTGGGCATCATCGCCAGCCCGTTGCTGGTGCAGATCACCAACTTCGGATTTCATCAGGTGCCTGGTAAGTTTGAGTTGACCGTCCGGCTGACGCGGATCCTGTTTCCTTTCATCATGCTGGTGTCTCTGGCCTCGGTAGTTATGGGGATCCTGAATGCCCGGTTTATTTTCGGGCTTCCGGCCTCGGCGTCCACCGTGTTTAACCTGGTGTCCGTCATCAGCAGTGTCCTGTTCGCCTACCTGTTCGACCCCCAGGCGGACTGGCGGCATCCCGTCTTCACGGAACGTGCGCTCTATGGGGTGACTCTGGGCGTGCTCTTGGGCGGGTTGGCTCAGTTGGGGATGCAGTTGCCATCCTTGTTTAAACTGGGCTTCCGGTTCAAGTGGGAATTGAATCTGAGCGACCCGCGGCTGAGGCAAGTCTGGGCCCTGGCCTGGCCGAGTATGATTGCGGGCGCGGCCGTCCAGGTGAATGTGCTGGTGAACGGGATGTTTGCCTCGGAGATTGATGGTGCGCGCTCCTGGCTGAATTGCGCCTTTCGCATGATGCAGTTTCCCATTGGCATCTTTGGTGTGGCGATTGCCACGGTGACCTTGCCAGCGGTGGCCCGGTTGCATGCCAGGGGCGAGATGGCGGAGGCGGGCAAAACGATTGAGGAAGCGCTCCGGCTGGCGCTGTTCCTGACACTTCCCGCGGCGATGGGGCTGGCGGTGCTGGCGCCGGAAATCATCCAGGTGATCTATCAGCATGGACATTTCTCCGCCGCCTCGACGGCCTCGACCGCGTCGGCCTTGCGGGCCTATGCGATCGGCCTGGCCGCCTATGCCGCCATCAAGGTGCTGACCCCCTGTTTCTACGCGCTGGATCGCCGCCGGACCCCGCTGAATGTCAGTCTGGTGGGGATTGGCCTCTGTATCATCCTGAACTTTATTCTGGTGAAGCGCTTCCATCTGGGACATGTGGGCCTGGCCGCCACCACCGGATGCATTGCGATCCTGAATTTTGCGCAATTGGCCGTTTACCTGCGGCGGGATGTGCATTTCGGAACCGTTCGCGCCTGGTCCCGGTTTGTAGGGCTGGTCGGGGGCGCCACCGTGGTGTGTGGGCTGACGGCCTGGCTACTCAAGCATTGGCTGGCCGGCTTCGGCACCAGTTTCCCCCTCATGGTCCTGGCCCTGTTTGTTGAAATCGCGGCGGCCGGTTTGGTATACTT from bacterium includes:
- the murJ gene encoding murein biosynthesis integral membrane protein MurJ gives rise to the protein MTDRRKAAGIVGLAVMGSRILGLVREVVIAGMFNAGKCLDSFLAAFQIPNLLRDLFAEGALSTAFTTVFTKTLHKEGERPAWHLASLLFSALIVLMGVICILGIIASPLLVQITNFGFHQVPGKFELTVRLTRILFPFIMLVSLASVVMGILNARFIFGLPASASTVFNLVSVISSVLFAYLFDPQADWRHPVFTERALYGVTLGVLLGGLAQLGMQLPSLFKLGFRFKWELNLSDPRLRQVWALAWPSMIAGAAVQVNVLVNGMFASEIDGARSWLNCAFRMMQFPIGIFGVAIATVTLPAVARLHARGEMAEAGKTIEEALRLALFLTLPAAMGLAVLAPEIIQVIYQHGHFSAASTASTASALRAYAIGLAAYAAIKVLTPCFYALDRRRTPLNVSLVGIGLCIILNFILVKRFHLGHVGLAATTGCIAILNFAQLAVYLRRDVHFGTVRAWSRFVGLVGGATVVCGLTAWLLKHWLAGFGTSFPLMVLALFVEIAAAGLVYFGLTLAFRITETHYMVGLMRRKLRGRV